One genomic window of Arachis hypogaea cultivar Tifrunner chromosome 8, arahy.Tifrunner.gnm2.J5K5, whole genome shotgun sequence includes the following:
- the LOC112706494 gene encoding uncharacterized protein isoform X3, whose translation MDQHHSHYVHHHHHSHHDHNNDDNNTNHTRYAPPPPHHNHSHLPPPPPPPPSLPTPPAPPPQAQPLRYRTIRTPPPPPPYAPNNNHPPSHQNQFPQFNSPNYPNRPFQEEHPISNNHNQPFSQSPRIASRILPGDPFPRRNFPRFDTETRWDPNPGRRIAPDCLLPRNYTPVDLDSELRQHREGVSLPPSAYPAEKIRYDPDRSRWRLEYEYEGNPRKDEEFGCGSGNDANYHNYHRRGVGDLPPRHDLPNGGFGRAPPAMSREINIDLKPGGYVRGYSVEFEDKIPRVGRRDGHGEGKRWLNERRGPKELPDSRFELGTGEIGFAKNVDDDFRVGTREEYGWESGRYSGRGNNREFGHELWRPSLKKQVQKKSALLRIQNAKPSYRNREIEQLRNAGYSAESNTNDFRGKEQCGHVGHGMKQEEREGSPVELDISFESNSLVAKAIVTASTSTVVTDTNMNSVSDADLTPSEKRKKVSVSDSDCSGLEAAKVSRDVVTLNSSSCKVNDCSGSVNDLSLQNNVVNPCSQPCTRETDSVKNEVAGGSTKIHSGKSSPRVVKKKKVVKRVVKKVVGNPKSTMSNSRSVNKVHGCVQPDRVIPSSSSVSVPNKVEPCLEQKNITVDKMSMPGHSSYNLSKDRNQLLEDRNGDLTLLSLGPHSRSRECETDEDSDTQKGAARFESGLNIPNSQSCASTGEAKKIDSECLDANNSVHDLRRMPDTNMVPELLNGSTSKINDVGCDIKQLCQNQESQSCENYSNVRCPQNGFVIDVVDDSVLSSADNIGKSDHTNTYNSASSVYGLISGDLKGSKEKLTVTECGLTGESGFGLMVPTIITKYAILEENPDVINPASSSAMSAPSNSGKIKIHSGTDCIQNAIAVTQGSYSGLVNLEDGTAGQCSDITNDAVKDVSPSYAAISSENCGKEEPFSSSNLSVGFGEGDINNMKKRKARTHSKFLHSKMEGISPKPVNSVSHANDWDTASSVKVKDACCSEVLDQSVQSLGSNLESCLNGIITLHGKKELSEAELCVRDNEIDDANYLSLLSKGIKVTTTSELSDAVVVSKSCADFPVSFSDKQAPEKEVALSSMDVLFSAQSLSCSEDSRKLSDNFVGGSCDARYANNETMSSDHFELKNSDFASYSLREDLDIQFPLLDGECKENGTQMQTDILASGYNKGDMKDSLIHQQSIVSHPSDGDLEEDAPEAPSDVCSQGISEAPERGNLNCTSIQDENNCGDISAVEHGSDLPTCTSPIQHTNKIMKSANATGHSNPVERNLMRQSSQVNSKVSNNGPVSYFSENGSKNTLGGAMPKTQKGRSFIISKSNSKTSASSTHLSNPRTWRRSGNNSQGSLPGNKLSPGKFLPKRQILDRKGNFQNTSYIRKGNSLVRQPTTVSFTQISSVNKSPLSLDELSKSTRSGSRIDVSDQLTLKTGVAEVPQQSQRKPSLSIGTLSEENISSPLVEPPSSGCYENASDPRKLIDINDTPNSSKDDSNQYETPDNQSSPLSKLENQVEANDGHISSFSTKRIVYTKPKTNQLVATSNSRDEKSQTAFSEGYYKRCKNQLVRNMNQTVAVPKATLDSDGQGSCKVLCNRKLSKRQLHKVAGRSFKSLRASLVWTLCGKKSPKNGHNSWHSQRVLPQLFPWKRPTYLRSVIHNSASCSNSTFLSAVRKMDTVYTRSTRGFSLWKSKVLSVGGSSLKWSKSIEKNSKQANEEATLAVAAVERKKREQKGAACVGSHANKRIFRIGSVRYKMDPSRRTLQRISGGQDFYDESLSSATADSGLVVKRAYIPRRLVIGNDEYVRIGNGNQLIRDPKKRTRKLANEKVRWSLHTARQRLARKQKYCQFFTRFGKCNKEGGKCPYVHDPSKIAVCTKFLNGLCSTPSCKLTHKVIPERMPDCSYFLQGLCTNRNCPYRHVNVNPKASVCEGFLKGYCADGNECRKKHSCICPTFQATGTCTKGTRCKLHHPEKQKGKKRKRSGDQSNSNSRGRYFASVPINVSEAGIVVIPGQRDLSDDLEGELTDYISLQDDYTKTVGQSLALTLCDSDSLSLQLEDYEVNIKPTLLMKTKGTPRSSWSSVLQS comes from the exons ATGGACCAACACCACTCCCACTAcgtccaccaccaccaccacagccaCCATGATCACAACAACGACGACAACAACACCAACCACACTAGGTACGCCCCTCCCCCTCCTCATCACAACCACAGCCACCTCCCTCCGCCGCCCCCTCCGCCCCCGTCCCTCCCCACTCCGCCAGCCCCTCCTCCCCAAGCACAACCCCTCCGCTATCGCACCATCCGCACACCTCCTCCTCCGCCTCCTTATGCCCCCAATAACAACCACCCGCCATCCCATCAAAACCAATTCCCCCAATTCAATTCCCCTAACTACCCTAATCGTCCCTTCCAAGAAGAACACCCAATCTCCAACAACCACAATCAGCCATTTTCCCAATCCCCCAGGATTGCCAGCCGAATCCTCCCGGGCGATCCTTTCCCCCGCCGCAATTTTCCTCGTTTCGACACTGAAACACGCTGGGACCCTAACCCTGGCCGTAGGATCGCTCCCGACTGTCTCCTTCCGAGGAATTATACCCCCGTTGATCTTGACAGTGAATTGCGCCAACACCGTGAAGGGGTCTCGCTGCCGCCCTCGGCATATCCGGCCGAAAAGATTCGATACGATCCCGATcgctccaggtggagacttgaGTATGAGTATGAGGGTAACCCTAGGAAGGATGAGGAGTTTGGTTGCGGCAGCGGTAATGATGCTAATTACCACAATTACCACCGCCGCGGCGTTGGGGATTTGCCACCCAGACACGACTTGCCCAACGGAGGCTTCGGCAGGGCGCCACCGGCGATGTCAAGGGAGATTAATATTGATTTGAAACCCGGGGGGTATGTTCGCGGGTATAGTGTGGAATTCGAGGATAAGATTCCCAGGGTTGGAAGAAGAGATGGGCATGGCGAAGGCAAGAGGTGGTTGAATGAGAGGAGGGGACCTAAGGAGTTGCCTGATTCACGGTTCGAATTGGGGACCGGCGAGATTGGTTTTGCTAAgaatgttgatgatgattttcGCGTTGGGACGCGTGAGGAATATGGATGGGAATCGGGTAGATATAGTGGCAGAGGGAACAACAGGGAGTTTGGTCATGAATTATGGCGACCTTCTCTAAAGAAACAGGTTCAAAAGAAGAGTGCTCTTCTTAGGATCCAGAATGCAAAACCAAGTTATAGGAATCGTGAGATTGAACAATTACGGAATGCTGGTTATTCTGCTGAGTCTAACACTAATGATTTCAGGGGCAAGGAGCAGTGTGGGCATGTAGGTCATGGGATGAAacaagaagaaagggaaggaAGTCCTGTGGAACTTGATATCTCTTTTGAATCAAATTCCCTGGTTGCGAAGGCTATTGTGACCGCTTCGACTTCGACTGTTGTTACTGATACAAATATGAATTCTGTCTCTGATGCTGATTTAACTCCCtcagaaaagagaaaaaaggttTCAGTATCCGATAGTGATTGTTCTGGTTTGGAAGCTGCAAAAGTATCTAGGGATGTTGTAACTTTGAATAGCTCATCATGCAAAGTGAATGACTGCTCTGGATCTGTGAATGATTTAAGCTTACAGAATAATGTTGTTAATCCTTGTTCTCAACCTTGCACCCGTGAGACTGATAGTGTGAAAAATGAGGTTGCAGGTGGAAGTACCAAAATTCACTCTGGTAAGTCCTCCCCAAGGGTTGTCAAGAAGAAAAAAGTTGTCAAGAGAGTAGTGAAGAAAGTTGTTGGAAATCCAAAATCTACAATGTCAAATTCACGATCAGTGAATAAGGTTCATGGATGTGTGCAACCTGATCGAGTCATACCTAGTTCTTCATCTGTCTCTGTTCCCAACAAAGTTGAACCTTGTCTGGAGCAGAAAAACATCACTGTAGACAAGATGTCAATGCCTGGCCATAGTTCATACAATTTATCAAAGGATCGGAATCAATTGCTTGAAGATAGAAATGGAGATCTAACCCTGCTGAGTTTGGGGCCACATTCCAGGTCACGAGAATGTGAAACTGATGAAGATTCAGATACTCAGAAAGGAGCCGCCAGGTTTGAAAGTGGCCTTAACATTCCAAATTCTCAATCTTGTGCTTCTACTGGTGAAGCTAAAAAGATTGATTCTGAGTGTTTAGATGCAAATAATTCTGTCCATGACTTGCGTAGAATGCCAGATACTAACATGGTTCCTGAATTATTAAATGGAAGTACTTCCAAAATCAATGATGTGGGTTGTGATATTAAACAGCTATGTCAGAATCAAGAGTCTCAATCATGTGAGAATTATTCAAATGTAAGATGTCCACAGAATGGGTTTGTTATAGATGTAGTAGATGACAGCGTTCTTAGTTCAGCTGACAATATTGGTAAGTCAGATCACACTAATACATATAACTCTGCTAGTAGCGTTTATGGCCTAATTTCTGGTGATCTTAAAGGATCTAAAGAGAAGCTTACAGTTACTGAATGTGGTCTTACTGGTGAATCTGGTTTTGGACTTATGGTCCCTACTATTATCACCAAGTATGCTATTTTGGAAGAAAATCCAGACGTGATCAACCCTGCATCAAGCAGCGCAATGTCTGCCCCTTCAAATTCAGGAAAAATTAAGATTCACTCTGGTACAGATTGCATACAAAATGCTATTGCTGTGACACAGGGTTCTTATAGTGGACTGGTCAATTTAGAAGATGGTACCGCTGGTCAGTGTTCTGACATCACTAATGATGCTGTGAAGGATGTTTCCCCCAGTTACGCTGCCATATCTTCTGAGAATTGTGGCAAGGAAGAGCCATTTTCAAGTTCTAATCTTTCTGTTGGATTTGGTGAAGGGGATATAAACaatatgaaaaagagaaaagcTAGGACTCATTCAAAGTTTTTGCACTCAAAGATGGAGGGAATTTCTCCAAAACCTGTAAATTCAGTTAGCCATGCAAATGATTGGGATACTGCCTCAAGTGTGAAGGTGAAGGATGCATGTTGTTCAGAAGTTTTGGATCAATCTGTTCAAAGCTTAGGTTCTAACCTGGAATCGTGCTTGAATGGGATCATTACTTTACATGGGAAAAAGGAGCTTTCAGAGGCTGAGCTTTGTGTTAGAGATAATGAGATTGATGATGCAAATTATCTTTCACTATTATCTAAAGGGATCAAAGTCACGACTACCTCTGAGTTGAGTGATGCAGTTGTGGTATCCAAATCTTGTGCGGATTTTCCTGTTTCTTTCAGTGATAAACAAGCACCCGAAAAAGAAGTTGCATTGTCAAGCATGGATGTTCTGTTTAGTGCACAATCATTGTCATGTTCAGAGGATAGTAGGAAATTGTCTGACAATTTTGTTGGAGGTTCTTGTGACGCTAGATATGCAAATAATGAAACCATGAGTTCTGACCATTTTGAATTAAAGAACTCAGATTTTGCATCTTATTCACTTCGTGAGGACTTGGACATTCAGTTCCCATTGTTGGATGGTGAATGCAAAGAAAATGGCACTCAAATGCAAACTGACATTTTGGCGTCTGGATATAATAAGGGAGATATGAAGGACAGTTTAATTCATCAACAGAGCATTGTGTCCCATCCTTCCGATGGTGATTTGGAGGAGGATGCACCTGAAGCACCATCAGATGTGTGTTCTCAAGGGATATCGGAAGCACCTGAGAGAGGGAATTTAAATTGTACATCAATCCAAGATGAAAACAATTGTGGGGATATATCTGCAGTTGAACATGGTTCTGATTTGCCTACTTGTACTTCACCAATACAGCATACTAATAAGATTATGAAGTCAGCTAATGCAACTGGGCATAGTAACCCAGTTGAGAGGAATCTAATGCGACAATCATCCCAAGTCAACTCCAAGGTTTCAAATAATGGTCCAGTTTCTTATTTTTCAGAAAATGGGAGCAAAAATACCCTTGGAGGTGCCATGCCAAAAACTCAAAAGGGTCGTTCGTTCATCATTTCAAAGTCAAATTCAAAGACATCTGCCTCTTCAACCCATCTCTCAAATCCTCGAACTTGGCGACGTTCTGGTAATAATTCTCAAGGTTCTTTACCTGGAAACAAGCTTTCGCCAGGAAAATTTCTTCCCAAAAGGCAAATTCTAGATAGGAAAGGAAACTTTCAGAATACCTCTTACATTCGTAAAGGTAACAGTCTTGTAAGACAGCCTACTACAGTTTCTTTTACTCAGATCTCTTCTGTAAATAAGTCACCTTTGAGCTTAGATGAATTATCAAAGAGTACCAGATCTGGGAGCAGGATTGATGTGTCAGATCAACTGACCTTGAAAACAGGAGTAGCAGAGGTCCCTCAGCAGAGTCAGAGAAAACCTTCACTATCCATTGGCACATTATCAGAGGAAAATATATCTTCCCCATTGGTAGAACCTCCTTCCAGTGGTTGCTATGAAAATGCATCAGATCCTAGAAAACTGATAGATATCAATGATACACCAAACTCTTCCAAAGATGATTCAAATCAGTACGAAACTCCTGATAATCAAAGTAGTCCACTGAGTAAGCTGGAGAACCAAGTTGAAGCAAATGATGGACACATTTCTTCTTTCAGCACCAAGAGAATTGTATATACAAAGCCCAAAACAAATCAGTTGGTAGCGACTTCAAATTCTCGTGATGAGAAGTCCCAAACAGCCTTCTCTGAAGGCTACTACAAGAGGTGCAAAAATCAGTTAGTTAGGAATATGAACCAGACTGTTGCAGTGCCGAAAGCCACTCTAGATTCTGATGGTCAGGGGTCTTGTAAGGTGCTTTGCAACAGAAAGCTTAGTAAGAGGCAGTTACATAAAG TTGCTGGGAGATCATTCAAATCTTTAAGAGCCTCATTAGTCTGGACATTATGTGGCAAAAAGTCACCTAAAAATGGCCATAATTCATGGCATTCTCAAAGGGTTTTGCCTCAGTTATTTCCATGGAAAAGACCAACATATTTAAGAAGCGTCATTCATAATTCTGCTTCATGTTCCAATAGTACCTTCTTATCAGCAGTTAG AAAGATGGATACTGTTTACACTAGGTCAACCCGTGGGTTTTCTCTTTGGAAATCCAAGGTATTAAGTGTTGGTGGGTCTAGTTTAAAATGGTCCAAATCCATTGAGAAGAACTCAAAGCAAGCTAATGAG GAGGCCACACTTGCTGTTGCTGCAGTAGAGAGGAAAAAGAGAGAGCAAAAAGGTGCAGCTTGCGTTGGTTCCCATGCAAATA AACGTATATTCCGTATTGGTTCAGTTCGCTACAAAATGGATCCTTCCAGGCGCACACTTCAGAGGATTTCAGGTGGTCAGGATTTCT ATGATGAATCCCTGTCGTCTGCCACTGCTGATTCGGGCTTGGTTGTGAAAAGAGCTTACATTCCTAGGAGATTGGTGATTGGAAATGATGA ATATGTCCGAATTGGAAATGGTAATCAGCTTATCAGAGACCCAAAAAAACGAACTCGAAAATTGGCAAATGAAAAAGTTAGATGGAGCTTGCATACTGCCAGGCAACGGTTGGCTCGAAAGCAGAAGTATTGTCAGTTTTTTACAAGATTTGGGAAATGTAACAAGGAGGGTGGGAAATGCCCTTATGTTCATGATCCCTCAAAAATTGCTGTCTGTACTAAGTTCCTGAATGGTTTATGTTCTACTCCCAGCTGCAAATTGACTCATAAG GTTATACCAGAGAGAATGCCAGATTGTTCTTATTTTCTGCAAG GCTTATGCACAAACCGAAATTGCCCATATAGACATGTCAATGTGAACCCTAAGGCTTCTGTTTGTGAAGGATTTCTCAAGGGTTATTGTGCTGATGGGAATGAG TGTAGGAAGAAGCACAGTTGTATCTGTCCTACTTTTCAAGCAACGGGCACCTGTACGAAAGGAACCAGATGCAAGCTTCATCATCCCGAAAAacaaaagggaaagaaaaggaagagatcTGGAGATCAGAGTAATAGTAACAGCAGAGGGCGTTACTTTGCTTCTGTTCCGATTAATGTTTCTGAAGCTGGAATCGTAGTTATTCCAGGGCAACGTGATCTGAGTGATGATCTTGAAGGAGAACTTACTGACTACATCAGCCTTCAGGATGACTATACAAAAACTGTTGGTCAATCATTAGCGCTAACATTGTGCGACAGCGATTCCTTGAGCTTGCAGTTGGAAGATTATGAAGTAAATATCAAACCAACTCTTTTAATGAAAACAAAAGGCACGCCGCGATCTTCTTGGTCCAGTGTCCTGCAAAGTTAG